A window of Daphnia pulicaria isolate SC F1-1A chromosome 4, SC_F0-13Bv2, whole genome shotgun sequence genomic DNA:
TTCACCAATTTGAGCGGTTGAAAGCTGGAACTTCTCTCTGGATGTGTCGACTTGATTTGCTGCAGCAGGCAATCAGTTACGATCCTGATATGGTAATAGCATTGGCATTTTATTCAAACATCTCCAAACTTGCACAcatgaaacacacacacacatagatagatagatagagagagagagagagagagagcaatgAACATCTGCATATACCAGCAGGATTTCACATCAACCATCATCAATTCAGCTATATGTGTCCCTGTCttttaaaaatgcatttgtgtgtgtgtcttttcgTGTTGTGTTTTCTTCACatgtctttatttcttttttatttcgcttGCCTAACTGTGAACAGGTCAAAATGGGGAGGAGCAATGATGAGGGAGACCTGCATGTGATGATGAACCAGTCCCAGCAGATGATTCGCCCAGAGAAACGTGGAGGTATTTATCGATTTGAAAACGATTCAATTAAGGTTAttggattattattatgattattttctttctttcttttgtgtgtgtgtcgtctctttctctctctcccgtttcTGGTTTTTATAGACGTTGaccgggaggaggaggaggagaaggcgGATGGAAGAAACTCGTCGTCGCTGCACTTGGCATCGTTTCAAGGCCCTGACAACGGCGAGATTCTGAGCCGGATTGATCTCTTAAAGAAGAACGCCGTCTCTGTTTCTAGCGGCAACCAGCCGCAGAGAGACgaggcccagcagcagcagcagcccagtcatgttgttcctcctcctccttgctCGCTGTATAATTTCTCCTCTTCTCGGATGGTGACGATGAGCCCACCAGCAACGACAGCAACGAAAGCGCCCGgtatgagcagcagcagcagcggccagcAAAGGCAAAGAGCAGTCACGTcaactgcttcttcttctcttgcacgagggggaggagggggaGAAAGAGAAGCGGATGAAAATCGAGCCAAGTTGCCCCTGCCCAAGCTGCTCCTGCCATCATCCCGTCAAGTCAAATTGCCAGAAACGCTTGAAGCGACGTCGCTGCTGGAAACGGAGACGGGCTAAGCTGCTAcaccgaaaagaagaagtaacAAACAAGCAAATAGCAACgaccacgacgacgacgacgacgacgacgaggggTGGGGATGATGGGGGGGCTGGAGGAGGACAAAAACTGaacgaataagaaaataaggacACAGAGCCGGAAAAAAGTTCCAAAATAGCGATCCACACGGGGCCCGCCCGTTTCTCTATCTACTCCcacacttttttcttcttcttcttctttttctttcttgtttctcgGCAGCTACGAGGCCGAATCGATCAAAATAATATCCCGAGGTGAGGCTATAATTACTTGCGCACCCTGCgtcaccttcttcttcctcttcttcatcgGGATGTGTctcactgtgtgtgtgtctctgtgtctgtgtgctGTATCTATAATAAAACTCACGAAAGAAAACTCAACGGAGATGCAGTTGGACGAAATGGAGAAATGGCGGTGGTGGGGGGAGGACGAATGGAGTTTTTCAGAGATCAGCGGGAGGGAGAGCAACTGGGGAGGGAGGGAGATTCTGGCGTGACACTTTTGACAGTTTTCCCattcggtaaaaaaaaaaacgggagaaaAGGTTGCGTGACCGGTTGTTACCAGAATATTACGGAGGCAGGaggaagaatttaaaaaaaaaaacgaacatatacaacaataattaatttctgaaaaattcactttcatttctattctaccaattttcttttttttagagagagagagaaaaacaaatggaagaagaagaaaaaatcaacgGCGAAAATTCTGCATTGCGAAgagacgaaaaacaaaatattttttc
This region includes:
- the LOC124337070 gene encoding uncharacterized protein LOC124337070 isoform X2 produces the protein MYGAESDNGNWDHMLDGTIESLFNNANAEEPGELGKLDNQHQLRTSSSMLAGAEWLEADGIQQMNQRVTSMSAALDEMEWDRRKCKSSLGDCIHQFERLKAGTSLWMCRLDLLQQAISYDPDMVKMGRSNDEGDLHVMMNQSQQMIRPEKRGDVDREEEEEKADGRNSSSLHLASFQGPDNGEILSRIDLLKKNAVSVSSGNQPQRDEAQQQQQPSHVVPPPPCSLYNFSSSRMVTMSPPATTATKAPGMSSSSSGQQRQRAVTSTASSSLARGGGGGEREADENRAKLPLPKLLLPSSRQVKLPETLEATSLLETETG